The proteins below are encoded in one region of Coffea arabica cultivar ET-39 chromosome 4c, Coffea Arabica ET-39 HiFi, whole genome shotgun sequence:
- the LOC140005089 gene encoding inorganic pyrophosphatase 2-like: protein MAAGIVVVFDFDKTIIDLDSDNWVLDELGFTDLFNQLLPTMPWNSLMDKMMGELHANGKTIQDIEEVLKRVPIHPRIVPAIKSAHALGCDLRIVSDANLFFIETILNHLGIRGCFSEINTNPGYVDENGRLRILPYHDFHSASHGCDRCPPNMCKGMVMERIQASIAKEGKKRFIYLGDGIGDFCPSLKLKEGDYMMPRKNFPVWDLICKNRMLLKAEIHEWNDGEDLERLLLQLINSIFAAEESLSQLLSTDCKFQTIPMSVHQALPQALSVPQ, encoded by the exons ATGGCCGCCGGAATTGTGGTGGTTTTCGACTTTGACAAGACGATTATCGACTTGGATAGTGATAATTGGGTTCTGGATGAGTTAGGTTTTACTGACTTGTTCAACCAACTTCTTCCCACCATGCCTTGGAATTCTCTCATG GACAAGATGATGGGGGAGCTTCATGCTAACGGAAAAACCATCCAGGACATTGAAGAGGTTCTGAAAAGGGTTCCTATACATCCCAGAATTGTGCCGGCCATCAAATCAGCCCATGCCTTAGG GTGTGACTTGAGGATAGTGAGTGATGCAAATCTGTTCTTCATCGAGACAATTCTAAACCATCTAGGAATTAGGGGATGCTTCTCAGAGATCAACACGAACCCAGGCTACGTTGACGAGAATGGGAGGCTGAGAATCCTCCCATATCATGATTTCCACTCAGCATCTCATGGCTGCGATCGCTGCCCTCCTAACATGTGCAAG GGTATGGTCATGGAAAGGATTCAAGCATCTATAGCTAAAGAAGGGAAGAAAAGGTTCATCTATCTTGGCGATGGGATTGGCGACTTCTGTCCAAGCTTAAAGTTGAAGGAAGGAGATTACATGATGCCAAGGAAGAATTTCCCTGTTTGGGATTTGATTTGCAAGAATCGAATGCTTCTAAAGGCAGAGATACACGAGTGGAACGATGGTGAAGACCTTGAACGTCTTCTTCTCCAACTGATTAACTCCATTTTCGCTGCAGAGGAAAGTCTGTCTCAGTTGTTGTCAACCGACTGCAAGTTCCAGACAATTCCTATGTCAGTTCACCAGGCCTTACCTCAAGCTCTATCAGTTCCTCAGTAG